A single region of the Nicotiana sylvestris chromosome 6, ASM39365v2, whole genome shotgun sequence genome encodes:
- the LOC104236742 gene encoding biotin synthase, mitochondrial — translation MMWLGSIRRPLSSLVLLQSRAPNYSSLSASAAAVEAERCIREGPRNDWSRDEIKSIYDSPLLDLLFHGAQVHRHSHNFREVQQCTLLSIKTGGCSEDCSYCPQSSRYDTGLKAQKLMNEDAVLDAARKAKEAGSTRFCMGAAWRDTIGRKTNMNQITKYVKEIRDMGMEVCCTLGMLEKQQALELKKAGLTAYNHNLDTSKEYYPNIITTRTYDERLETLKHVREAGINVCSGGIIGLGEAEEDRIGLLHTLATLPTHPESVPINALIAVKGTPLEDQKPVEIWDMIRMISTARITMPSAMVRLSAGRVRFSIPEQALCFLAGANSIFTGDKLLTTPNNDYDADQYMFKLLGLVPKAPNFSEDEKDSEDEKLEASV, via the exons GAGGCGGAGAGATGTATAAGGGAAGGGCCTAGAAATGACTGGAGCAGAGATGAAATCAAGTCTATTTACGACTCCCCACTCCTCGATCTCCTTTTTCATGGC gCTCAAGTACATAGACATTCTCATAACTTTAGAGAAGTACAACAGTGTACTTTGCTGTCTATTAAGACAGGGGGATGCAGTGAAGATTGTTCATATTGTCCTCAATCATCTAGATATGATACAGGACTGAAAGCACAAAAACTTATGAATGAGGATGCCGTTCTTGATGCAGCAAGAAAG GCAAAAGAGGCAGGAAGCACTCGTTTTTGTATGGGTGCTGCATGGAGGGATACCATAGGAAGGAAAACCAATATGAACCAGATCACCAAGTATGTGAAGGAAATAAG GGACATGGGAATGGAGGTTTGCTGTACCTTGGGAATGCTTGAGAAGCAGCAAGCTTTAGAGCTCAAGAAAGCAGGTCTTACAGCATATAATCACAACCTTGACACCTCAAAAGAGTACTACCCTAATATTATAACCACAAGAACTTACGATGAGCGGCTGGAAACACTGAAGCATGTACGTGAAGCAGGAATTAATGTGTGTTCAG GTGGAATAATAGGGCTTGGTGAGGCTGAAGAGGATAGAATTGGTTTGTTGCATACCCTGGCAACTCTTCCGACTCACCCTGAGAGTGTCCCAATTAATGCACTTATTGCAGTGAAAGGCACACCCCTGGAAGACCAGAAG CCAGTGGAAATATGGGATATGATTCGGATGATTTCGACAGCGAGAATAACAATGCCAAGCGCAATGGTTAGGCTTTCTGCCGGAAGAGTTCGGTTTTCTATCCCTGAGCAGGCTCTGTGTTTCCTTGCTGGTGCAAATTCCATCTTTACAGGTGATAAGTTATTGACTACACCCAACAATGACTATGATGCTGATCAATATATGTTCAAATTACTTGGACTTGTTCCTAAAGCTCCAAATTTCTCGGAGGACGAAAAAGATTCTGAAGATGAAAAGTTGGAAGCATCTGTCTAG
- the LOC138871361 gene encoding uncharacterized protein: MHDFIMAGDSELWDVICDGPYVPTKVLEEPQFSMPKTRKEYTDVDRKAVEKNFRAKKILEIWEALQAYEGTTQVKQSKVDMLTIEYELFRMKDDESIQDMHTRFTSIINELHSLGETIPRNKLVRKFSVSCLALGKARLMLLLKQRTCRS; the protein is encoded by the exons atgcatgattttatcatggctggGGATTCTGAGTTATGGGATGTCATATGTGATGGTCCTTACGTCCCAACAAAGGTACTTGAAGAACCTCAATTCTCAATGCCAAAAACCAGAAAAGAATACACCGATGTAGATAGAAAAGctgtggagaagaattttcgtgccaagaagATTTTG gagatatgggaagctttgcaagCTTATGAGGGAACCACTCAAGTAAAACAATCTAAGGTTGATATGCTCACTATAGAGTATGAACTCTTTAGGATGAAggacgatgaatctattcaagatatgcacacaagatttacctccatcataaatgagttgcACTCACTTGGTGAAACCATTCCTAGAAACAAGCTAGTGAGGAAATTCTCAGTATCTTGCCTAGCTCTTGGGAAAGCAAGGTTAATGCTATTACTGAAGCAAAGGACctgcaggagctga
- the LOC138871362 gene encoding uncharacterized protein — MVRKNGGMLKRGSSRKPKNYDLCHKCGRAGHFIKDCPLLKQEFPKYNPEKATKRNPALAAWGDSSSESEDEIDAGDSSMMAVESEEDEYDSTFTLMDQLDDDGDDDNNEVNFRDVQRNLKSYSPKKLMSLVIVLIDAYHSLVDDKDALTLELGEVEQIRDDLVVCVVDLKETICELEKEKCVLTEKIANIEHERDDLVVVVVDHKETIENFIKENEALVKRVNEIEEERDDLLVVVAYLMETIEKLGTESKPENTGKGKEVAIEEHIRLENELKAVRTRLCVETEKNKHLQTEPERVKNDLEKSLKWTWSSKVITTMYVNNGENRHGIGFQGRKPLTTPIATLQGGSVSFGNGKKGYILGVGKVGKSLTHYIENVYYVNGLKYNLLSVSQKIGARKLLSSEQTNSEGPGPWSAHVQGTESL, encoded by the exons atggtcagaaaaaATGGAGGAATGCTGAAAAGGGGCAGCTCTAGAAAACCAAAGAACTATGATCTCTGCCATAAGTGTGGAAGGGCTGGGCACTTCATCAAAGATTGTCCTCTCCTGAAGCAAGAGTTCCCCAAGTACAATCCTGAGAAAGCAACtaagaggaacccg gctcttgcagcatggggagactcctctagtgagtctgaagatgaaaTTGATGCTGGTGACagctccatgatggcagttgaaagCGAGGAAGATGAATATGATTCAACTTTTACTTTGATGGACcaattagatgatgatggagatgATGACAAcaatgaggtaaattttagggatgttcagagaaatctgaaatcctactctcctaAGAAACTTATGTCTTTAGTTATTGTTctgattgatgcctatcatagtcttGTGGATGATAAGGATGCCTTAACCTTAGAACTAGGGGAAGTTGAACAAATCAGAGATGATCTGGTAGTATGTGTAGTTGATCTAAAGGAAACCATTTGTGAATTGGAGAAAGAAAAATGTGTCTTAACCGAAAAAATTGCCAACATAGAGCATGAAAGAGATGACTTAGTGGTTGTAGTTGTTGATCATAAGGAAACTATTGAGAATTTCATAAAAGAAAATGAGGCCTTAGTGAAAAGAGTGAATGAGATTGAGGAAGAAAGAGATGATCTCTTGGTAGTAGTTGCATACCTGATGGAAACAATAGAGAAACTAGGAACTGAGTCTAAACCCGAAAAtactggaaaaggaaaagaggtagccattgaggaacacattaggcttgaaaatgagttgaaaGCTGTGAGAACTAGGTTGTGTGTTGAAACTGAGAAAAACAAGCATCTCCAAACTGAACcggaaagagtaaaaaatgatcttgaaaagtccctaaagtggacctggtcctcaaaAGTTATCACTACCATGTACGTTAATAATGGTGAAAACAGACATGGGATAGGGTTCCAAGGGAGAAAACCCCTTACAACCCCCATAGCAA ccctgcaaggagggagtgtatcttttggcaatgggaaaaaggggtatattcttggagttggaaaagtcggAAAATCACTCACTCACTATattgagaatgtgtactatgtcaatggtcttaagtacaatctcttgagtgtctctcag AAGATTGGGGCACGCAAGCTTctctcttctgaacaaactaattcagaaggacctggtccatggtctgcccaTGTTCAAGGTACAGAAAGTTTGTGA